Sequence from the Kineosporia succinea genome:
GGTGGTGGTGCTCGACCCCGCCGACCGCGGGCTGCTCATGCGCACGTTCAACGATCTGCTCGGCCTGCCCGGGGGCACGCTGACGGGGGTGGAGTCCGGGCGGCAGAACCGGTCGATGTCGGCGGCGGAGACCGAGCTGTTCCGGCGGCTGAACGTGCAGCTGCGCGACCGGGACTTCCCGTGGAAGGACTACGCCGACCTGATCCGCTACGGCTCGATCCTGCGCACGGTCGAGCTGATGCCCTCGGGTGAGGGGCCGGCCGTGCACACCCCGGACTGGGCCGTGGACCGCGCGGTCGAGCTGGCCCGGGGCTATCGCGAGATCATCGAGGAGCTGCGGGTTTCCGGCCTGGACGTGATCGGCGACCCGGACCTGCTGACCGAGCCCTGGCCGGGTGCGCCGGAGCCCACGCCGGCGCCCGACGCGGTGCCCGTGGACCTGGCGGTGCAGGCGATCCTGGGGGCGGTTTCCCGGGCCGGCACCGGCAACGCGTTCTTCCCGGACGAGGTCGCGCGGGGCGTCGGTGAGCAGGAGGGGCTGCCCGGGTCGCAGCGTACCGAGAAGGAGGTCGTGCGGATCGAGGACCTGTCCGCGCGGGAGATCAGCGAGGTGCTGGCCGGGCGGGTGCGGCGGGGCGTGGGCAGGAGGTACCGCTCGCAGCGCCGGCGGCTGCAGCGCCTGGCCTCCCGCTCGCCGCTCACTCCGGCGCAGCGGCTCGAGGCCCTGGACGACGAGATGGGCTCGAGCGACAGCCCTTTGCCGGTCGACTGACGACGAGCCGACACCGGGCGCGGTAGCGGGCCGCCACCGGCACGGGCGTGGGCGCCGGCCGCCGCTGCCCAGCCCCGGTGGCCCAAGCCGGTGACCTGGTGCGGCAGGAGGGGTCCCCCGCCCCGGCCACCCCGGCCACCCCCTCGCCCCGGCCGCCCCCTCGCCCCGGCCGCCCCGGCCATCCCCTCGCCCCGGTCACCCCGGCCACCCCGCGCCGGCCGCGGGCCGGTTCGCTCCCCCGTTCCGGCGCGAGCGGATGACCTGGATCAAGCCGTCGTTCCGGTGGATGATGTACCGCTGCGGCTGGGCCCGTAAGGACGGCCAGGAGCGGGTTCTCGCGATCAGACTGACGCGGGCCGGCTTCGAGGAGGCCCTGACCCGGGCCGGCCTGAGCCACTTCGTGCCCGAACTGCACGGCGACGAAAGGGATTTCCGGCGGTTGGTGCGGGAACGCCCGGTGCGGGTGCAGTGGGACCCGGAACGCTCGCCGTCACTCGCCCCGGTCGATCACCGGTCGATCACCGGTCGATCACCGGTCGATCCAGATCGGTCTGGGAGCCCCCGTGGTGCCCGCCTACGTCGACGAATGGACGCTGTCGGTCACGGATGTCACGCCCCTCGCCCACGAGATCCACGAACTGGTGCGGCAGGACGAGACCGCCCGGGCCCGGGCGCTGCTGCCCGTCGAGACGCCGTACGACCTGCCGGAGCCGATCGCCCGCCCGCTCGGGGCGACGCAGGCCTGATCACCGCCGGAAAGCGGCCGTGATCAGGCCTGTTCGCCGTCAGACCGGCTGCCTGGCCGGCTGCGACGTCTGACTGCGCCACGACGCGTACATGCGCCGGTAGGGCTCGCAGCGTTCCAGCAGTTCCAGGTGGTGCCCGGCGTCGGCGACCTCACCGCGGTCGACGACCACGACCAGGTCGGCGGCCTCGGCCGTGCTCATCCGGTGGGCGATCGTCACCGAGGTGCGGCCCCGGGTGACGCCCTCGAGCGCGGCCTGCAGCTTGACCTCGGTGGCCGGGTCGACGGCCGACGTGGCCTCGTCGAGCACCAGCAGGTCAGGATCGGCCAGGTAGGCCCGGGCCAGCGCCAGCAACTGCCGCTCCCCCGCCGACAGCGACTCGCCGCGCTGACCGACCGGGGTGTCCAGCCCTCGCGGCAGCCCCTGCGCCCACTCCAGCAGACCCAGCTCGGACAGCGCCTTCTCGACCTGCTCACGGGTGGCGCCCTCACGGCCCCAGGCGATGTTGGCCGCCAGGTCCAGATCGAACAGGAACCCCTCCTGCGGCACCATCACGATCCGCGAGCGCAGGTTGGCGAAACTGATCTCGCGCAGGTCGGTGCCGTCGATCAGCACCCGGCCACCGGTCGGGTCCATCAGCCGGGTCAGGAGCTTCGCCAGCGTGGTCTTGCCCGAACCGGTCTCGCCGACCACGGCCACCCGGGCCCGCTCGGGGATGCTCAGGCTCACGTCACGCAGCACCGGCTCACCGCCCGGGTAGGCGAACGTGACGTGTTCGAACCGCACCCCGATCGGGCCCCGGGGCAGGCTCGTGCCCTTCTCGCCCGGGTCGACGATGTCGGCCTCGGTGTCGAGGATCCCGATCACGCGCCGCCAGCCGGCCGCCGCGTTCTGCAGCTCGTTCAGCACCTCGGTGCCCATCTGCACCGGCATGGTGAACAGCTGCACGAGGAACAGCACGGCCAGCAGCTCGCCCAGGCTGATGCCCCCGTTCACGCCCAGCGCGATGCCCGCCACCACGACGGCCGCCACGACCAGCCCGGACACCAGCACGCCGCCGGTGAACGACACGGCCACCAGCATCTGCGCGCGCACGGCCGAGCGCCGGTGCGTCTCGATCGCCGTGTCGATGCGCTGCTGCGTGCGGCCCTGCACGGCGTAGGCCCGGATCGTGTCGGCCCCGACCACGGCCTCGGAGATCGAGCCGAGCATGTCGCCGACCCGCTCACGCACCCGGCCGTAGGCCACCGAGACCCGCCGCTGCAACGGCCGCACGATCACGAACAGCGGCAGGAAGCAGGCCCAGACCAGCAGGGTCAGCTGCCACGAGTAGACCGCCATCACGATCGTGGCGATGAGCAGCTGCCCGGCCGAGAGCACCAGCAGCAGACCGCCCCACTGCACGAAGGTGGAGATCGTGTCGACGTCGGTGGTGACCCGGGCGACCAGGGCACCACGGCGCTCGCTGTTCTGGGTCAGCACCGAGAGGTCGTGGATGTGCCGGAAAGCCTTCACCCGCAGCGTTCTCAGACCGGACTCGGTGGCCCGGAACAGCCGCACGTTGCTGACGTACGAGCAGATCGCGGTGACCACCAGCGCCACCGCGACCGTGCCGACCAGCCCGAGGACCAGGCCCAGCCGCACCCCGCCGTCGCCGGAGATCCCGCGGTCGATGGTCTGCTGGACCGCGATCGGCACCAGGATGCGCCCGCAGGTCGCCACCAGCGCCAGGAACAGCGTGAACCAGACGCCCTTCACCAGCTCGGGCGAGATCTCGACGCCGCGCCGCAGCACGTGCCAGGCACCCGCCCGCGCCACGCCCTCGGTCGCAGGAACACTCATCGCCGCGTCATCTCCGTCAGGTCGTCCAGGTCGTCCAGATCGTCGAGGTCGTCGCCGGACGGCTCGCCGGGACCCACCGGCCCACCCGGCTGCTCGTCGTCGTGGTCGTACGCCGTCACCAGCCGCCGGTAGCCCTCGCTGCGCACCAGCAGCTCGGCGTGCGTGCCGCGGTCGGCGATGCGGCCGTTCTCCAGGTAGGCCACCTCGTCGGCGAGCGCGATCGTGGCCCGCCGGTAGGCGATCACCACGACCGTCACCGAGGCCCCGTCGGACGTGTCGTCCAGCCCGGCCAGGATCTCCGCCTCGATGCGCGGGTCGATCGCCGACGTCGCGTCGTCGAGCACCAGCAGCCGCGGCCGCCGCACCAGGGCCCGCGCCAGCGCCAGACGCTGCCGCTGCCCGCCGGACAGGTCGGCACCCCGCTCACCGATCACCGTGTCGATGCCGTGCGCCAGGTGTTTCACGAAGCCGTCGGCCCGGGCCACCGTCAGCGCCCGCCACACGTCGTCGTCGCTGAAACGGGTGTCCCCCAGCGTCACGTTGTCGCGCACGCTGTCGTTGAACACGAACGTGCCCTGCGGCACCAGCGCCGACAGCTCCGCGACCCCGCCCGGGCGCAGGTCGCGCACGTCGGTGCCGTCGAGCCGGATCGTGCCCTTGGCCGGGTCGACCAGCCGCACCAGCAGCGTGGCCAGCGTCGACTTGCCCGAACCGGTGGGCCCGACCAGCGCCAGCGTGCGGCCCGGGCGGATGCTCAGGTCGATGTCGTGCAGCACCTCGTAGCGCTCGCCGGCGTCGTCGACATAGGCGTACGCGACCTCCTCGACCTCGACCCCGACCGCTCCCCCGGGTGCGGGCTCCGCCGGGCCGTAGGGCATAGCGTCGGTCTCGGCCAGCACCGCGCTGGTGCGCTCCCAGCCCACGACCGTGCGCGGGATCTCGCCCAGCACCCAGCCCATCGACCGCAGCGGGAACGCGACCAGGCTCAGCAGGTAGGCCACCTGAACCACGTCACCGGTGTTCGCGTGCCCGCCCTGCACCCGCCAGGCCCCGACCGCGAGCACGGTCAGCGTGCCCAGCGTCGGGATCGCCTCCATCAGCGGGTCGAACGCCGCGCGCAGCCGCCCGGCCCGCACGTTCGCGACCTTCAGACGGTCGGCGGTGACCGCGAACCGGGCCGTCTCCGAGGCCTCGCGGCCCAGGCTCTTCACCACGGCCGCCGCCTCGAGGCTCTCGTGCGCCACCGAGGAGACCTCGCCGCGCTCGGCCTGCGCCCGCGTCACCGCCGGCGACATGTACCGCTGGTAGACCGCGTTGAGCAGCACCACCCAGGGCAGCACGAGCAGACCGGTCAGGCCCAGCACCGGGTCGGCCACGATCATCGCGACCGACGCCACCAGCAGCATCACCACCACGCCGATCGCCATCGGCAGCGGCGCGAACACCTGCCACGTGGCCTCGACGTCGGCGTTCGCGTTGGACAGCAGCACCCCGGCCGGATGCCGGTGGTGCCACTCCAGCGGCAGACGCAGGTACTGCCGGGTGAGCAGCCGCCGGTAGCGGGCCTGCAGCCGGAACGAGGTGAGCCCGGCCGCCACCCGGCGCCCGACCACCCCGACCGCCGTCAGCACCGCGACCCCGGCCAGCACCAGCCCGGTGACCAGAAGGTCGTGCCCACTGATGCGCCCCTGCTCGAAGGCGGGCGCGAGCACCCGGTCGGTCAGCCGCCCGAGCACCCAGCCGCCCCCGGCGGTGCCCGCTCCGTACAGCGCCGACATCAGCACGGCCACCGAGAAGATCGCCGGCTCCTGACGGATCCCGATGCCGATCACCCGCAGACCACGCAGCAGCGTGCTTCTCTCCCGCTCTCCGGCCTTTTCCGGGCCGGCCCGCTTCACCACGCGGGAACCTCCTGTCAACGTCCGTGGACGCATTCGCAACAATCGCGGGCAGACGTCCGCCTGCCCGCGAGAAAAGACGCTAGAGGCCACCACCGACAGAATCGGCGGCCGACGAAACCGGCATACCCACGCCTCGTCGACGGACTCCACCTGTGTCAAGGTGAGCTCATGCCCTCGCATTCCGCAGCGGAACGTCAGGCCCTCGCCGACGCCCTCGCGCAGGCCGGGCCCGGCGCCCCCACCCTGTGCACCGGCTGGACCACCACCGACCTCGCCGTCCACCTCGTCGTGCGGGAGGGACGTCCCCACGTCCGCGTCGCCGGCGTCCTCGGCCCGTTGAAGAAGTGGTCGGCGCAGCAGCAGGAAGCCCTCGCCGCGCGCGACTTCGACGAGCTCGTCACCACCGTGCGCAACGGCCCGCCCCGGCTGTCGCCGTTCGGCCTGCCCGGCGTCGACGAGCGCGCCAACCTGCTCGAGCACTTCGTGCACGGCGAGGACGTGCGCCGCGCCACGCCCGGCTGGGAACCACGCCCGCTGCCCGGTGAGCGTCAGGCCGCGTTCTGGAAGAACATCGCCGGGCCGTTCGGCCGGCTCATGGTGCGCAAGGCCGACGTGCCCGTCAGCCTGCAGGTTCCCGGGGGCGAGCCGCACGCGCTGAAGAAGGGCACCGGCCCGGGCGTCACGCTCGTCGGGGAGCCCGGCGAACTGGCCATGTACCTCTTCGGCCGCAAGGAGCACGCCCGCGTCGAGTTCCTCGGCGACGAGGCCGCGGTCGCGCGCTTCCGCGAGACCCCCATGCGCACCTAGGCCCTGCCCGGGACCCTGATGACGGACGCGCCGGTCGGCTCACGCCGACCGGTCACCGCAGCGGGACGAACCGGGAGGGCCAGTGCCCCAGCGGACCTCAGCGGCCCCCAGCGGCCCTCAGCGGACCGAGACCCCGCCCGCCCGCAGCGCGTCCTTCACGTCACCGATCGTCAGCTGGCCGAAGTGGAACACGCTCGCCGCCAGCACCGCGTCGGCCCCGGCCGCGACCGCCGGCGGGAAGTGCTCCACCGCGCCGGCCCCACCGCTGGCGATCAGCGGCACCCCGACCTCGTCACGCACCAGCCGCAGCAGCTCCAGGTCGAACCCGGCCTTCGTGCCGTCGGCGTCCATCGAGTTCAGCAGGATCTCACCGGCCCCGAGCTCGGCGCCGCGCGCGGCCCAGTCCACCGCGTCGATGCCCGTGCCCTTGCGGCCACCGTGCGTGGTGACCTCGAACCCGGACGCCGTGACCGTGCCCGGCGGGCAGCGCCGCGCGTCCACCGACAGCGTCAGCACCTGCGCCCCGAACCGGTGCGCCACCTCCGCGATCAGCTCCGGCCGCTGGATCGCCGCCGTGTTCACCCCGACCTTGTCGGCGCCCGCGCGCAGCAACCGGTCCACGTCGTCGACCGACCGCACACCACCGCCCACGGTCAGCGGGATGAAGACCTGCTCGGCGGTGCGGGACACCACGTCGTACATGGTCTCGCGCCCGGACGAGGAGGCCGTCACGTCGAGGAACGTCAGCTCGTCGGCGCCCTCCGCGTCGTAACGAGCGGCGAGCTCGACCGGATCCCCGGCGTCCCGCAGGCCCTCGAAGTTGACGCCCTTGACGACGCGCCCGGCGTCGACGTCCAGACAGGGAATGACTCGCACGGCAACCGGCACGCCCGACAGCGTAGTGTCCGCCGGATGAGCGGCGTGACCTCCCCCGACGAGCCCGGGCAACCGGACCGACCCGACCGGCCCGGCCAGCCGCAGGGCCCCGGGCACCCCGACCACCTCGCCGCGCTGCGCGACCTCCTCGAACGCACCCGCCGGGCGGGCCCCCGCCAACGGGCCACCACCGTCCTGGCCGTCGACGGGCCCAGCGGCTCCGGGAAGTCCACCCTCGCCGACCGTCTCCACCGCGTCCTCCAGCAGGAGAACCAGGACGTCACCCTGGTGCGCGTCGAGGACCTCTACCCCGGCTGGGACGGACTCGAGGCCGCGATCGACCGCCTCGCCGACGAGGTCCTCGCCCTCCTCAGCCGCGGCGAGAGAGCCCGCTTCGCCCGCTGGGACTGGACCGCCGACCGTTATGGGACAGTTCAGGACGAAGTGCCCGTCAAAGAGGTGACCATCGTCGAGGGAGTCGGCGCCGGAGCGCTCGCCGCCGCCCCCTTCGTGCACGCTCTCGCCTTCGCGGACGCCCCTGAACAGGTCAGACACACCCGCGCGATGGCCCGGGACGGGGAGGGCTACCGGCCCCACTGGGAACGCTGGGCCGCCCAGGAACGGGCCTACTTCGCCCGCGAACGGCCGCACGAGCGGGCGGATCTGGTGCTGCTTCCAGGTTCCGTCCAGGCTCGCGCACTACCCTGACGGGCGTGTCCAAGCGCGGTGACAGCTCTGTGACGTCGTGGCAGCCCTGGGTGGGGCCGGTGGTCCGCCTGCTCGCCGGTGGGGTGTTCCTCTACACCGGCTGGGCCAAGATCCAGGACATCGACGACACCATCCGATCGGTGCGCAACTACCAGCTGCTGCCCGAGGCGGTCGTGCCCACCGTCGGCACGGCCCTGCCGATCGTCGAGCTCATCCTCGGTGCGCTGCTGGTGGTGGGCGTGCTCACCCGGTTCGTCGCGGTGTTCACGGCCCTGGTCAGCCTGGCCTTCTTCATCGGGGTGGCCTCGGCCTGGGCCCGCGGTCTGCAGATCGAGTGCGGGTGTTTCGGCAACAGCGGCTTCACGAGCAACCCGGTGCCCGGCTACGTACGCGAGCTCGTGCTCAACGGGGCGATCATGGCCGGCTGCGCCTGGCTGTTCCTGCGCGGCGCGGGCCGGTTCGCCCTCGACGACAAGCTCGGCCTGACGCCCGCCGCGGACACCTACGAGCTGCCCACCCCGCAGCCGTAGTCCACCGAACAGCCACCGAACAGCAAGGAGTCACAGGTATGGCCAGCGGCAGTTCGACCCGGGACGCACGGCAGGCCAAGGCCGCGCAGATGCGCGCGGCGGCCGCGAAGGCCGAGGCCAGACGCCGCACGCTGCTGGTCAGCGGCGTGGTGCTGGCGCTGGTCGTGGTGGTCGTCGGGGTCTTCGTCGTCGTCAACACCACCCGTCGGGACAACGCCACCTCGAGCGCGGCGAACCCGGCCAACATCACGGACAACGCCTTCGTCGACGGCGAATCCTCGGCACCGGTCACGATCACCGTCTACGAAGACTTCCAGTGCCCGTACTGCGCGCAGTTCGAGGCCGCCAACCGCACCCAGATGGCGCAGTGGGTCAAGGACGGCGACGTGAAGGTGGAGTACCACCCGATCGCCTTCCTCGACAAAGCCTCCACCGACGAGTACTCGACGCGCTCGCTGAACGCCTTCGGCGCGGTCGTGAACTCCTCGCCCGACGCCGCCCTGGACTTCCACAACCTGCTCTTCGAGAACCAGCCCGCCGAGGGTGGGGCCGGCCTGAGCGACGACCAGCTGGTCGCCTACGCCAAGGAGGCCGGGGCCGACGAGGCCGCGGTGCGCACGGCCGTCGACGAGGCGACCTACGAGGGCTGGACCAAGCGCGTCACCGAGGCCTCGTCCAAGGCCGGGGTCACCGGCACGCCGACGATCATGGTCGACGGGCAGACGGTGAACCTGACCGCCGCCGACGACACCGCGACGCTCGCGACCGCGGTGCAGAACGCGCTCGACGCGGCCGGGAAGTAGTCGTGGCGCGGGTCTCCGTCACCTACTGCACGCAGTGCAACTGGCTGCTGCGTGCGGCCTGGGTGGCGCAGGAGCTGCTGCAGACGTTCGGCACCGAGCTCGACGAGGTGGCGCTGGTCCCGGGCACCGGAGGGATCTTCCAGGTGCACGTCGACGAGAGCCCGGTCTGGGACCGCAAGAACGACGGCGGGTTCCCGGACATCGTGGAGCTCAAGCGCCGGGTCCGCGACATCGCCGCCCCCGGCCACGCGCTGGGGCACGCCGATCGGGCCGCGGCTCGCGAACAGGCCTGAGACGCAGGACGCGGTGGGCACCTGCGGTGCCCACCGCGTCCTGCATCTCGTGGTTCAGGAAGAAAGACGCCGGTGGTACGCGACCAGCGTCGCCAGCCGCCGGGCCTCGGCCTGCGCACCCGGGCCGTCGGCGCGCTGCACCGCCATGACCGCCAGCGGGTCACCGTCGGCGGTGTCGAGCGTGACCCACGGATCGCTGACGCCGAAGTTCACGTCCTCGATCTCGGCCCAGGTCACCTGACGCGTCACCAGCAGGTTGCGCACCGCCAGCCCGGTGGACGAGGGAGTGGCCCGCACCCCGCCGAAACGGCTCATGCCCCAGCCGATGAACGCGGCGACCGCGAGCAGACCGACCTTGTCGTAGACGCCCCACGAGGCACCCACCCAGAGGATGCAGGCCACGAACGCGACGGCCTGCCCGACCCCCATCACCCAGGCCACGATCCGGCCGCGGCGGGAGACGAAGGGCCGGTGCAGGTCGGCGAGCGCCTGCTCGTTGCCCCCGGGAATGCTCACAGGTGTTTGTAGACGTCGTCGAGGCTGATGCCCTTGGCGATCATCATCACCTGCAGGTGGTACAGCAGCTGCGAGATCTCCTCGGCCGCGGCCTCGTTCGACTCGTACTCGGCCGCCATCCACACCTCGGCGGCCTCCTCGACCACCTTCTTGCCGATGGCATGCACACCCGCGTCGAGAGCGGCGACCGTGCCGGAGCCCTCGGGACGGGTCTGCGCACGGTGGGTCAACTCGGCGAACAGGTCATCGAACGTCTTCACGGGTCGAGGGTATCCGGGCCGGCTACGCCGGGAGCGCCAGGTCCTGCAGCGCGACCGCCGCCGAGACCGCGGCGGTGGCCGCCTCGTGGCCCTTGTCCTCCTTAGAGCCCGGCAGGCCGGCCCGGTCGAGGGCCTGCTGCATGTCGTCGCAGGTGAGCACCCCGAAACCGACCGGGACGCCGTGCCGCACACTGACGTCGGTGAGGCCGTTCGTGGCGGCCGAGCAGACGTAGTCGAAATGCGGCGTGCCCCCGCGCACCACGACGCCGAGCGCGATCACCGCGTCGACGCCGGAGGCGGCCAGCCGGGCGGCCGCGACCGGGAGCTCGAAACTGCCCGGAACCGGCACCTCGACGACGTCTTTCACGCCGGCGTCGGCCAGACCCCGGCGGGCCCCGGCGACCAGGCCGTCCATGACCTCCTGGTGCCACGAGGCCCAGACCAGCCCGACTCGCAGCCGCGAGCCGTCCACCGTGATCGTTGGCGCACCCTCGCCACTCATGCTGAAATCTCCTCCTGTGTGATGGATCAGAGCGCGTCGAGCTGGTGACCCATGAGGTCACGCTTGCTCGTCAGGTACGCGGTGTTGTGCGGGTTCGCCCCGACCTGCAGGCCGATCCGCTCACTCACGCTGATGCCGTGCTCGGCCAGCCCGGTGAGCTTGGCCGGGTTGTTGGTCAGCAGGCGGATCTCGTCGAGCCCGAGATCGTCGAGAACGGCTGCCGCGGCGCCGTACTCACGGGCGTCGGCGGGCAGGCCCTGCGCGGTGTTCGCGGCGACCGTGTCCAGGCCCGAGTCCTGCAGCTGGTAGGCGGTGAGCTTGGCCAGCAGCCCGATGCCGCGGCCCTCGTGACCGCGCAGGTAGATCACCACGCCGCCCTCGGCCGCGACCTTGTCCATCGCCGCGTCGAGCTGGGGGCCGCAGTCGCAGCGGCTGGAGCCGAACGCGTCGCCGGTGAGGCACTCCGAGTGCACCCGCACCAGGGCGCCCGTGACCGTCGGCTCCCCCGCGACCAGGGCCACGTGCTCGTGCCCGGTGAGCAGGTCGCGGTAGGCGATGGCCCGGAAGTCGCCGTGCTCGGTGGGCAGGTGGCTGTCGGCCACGCGGCGCACCCTCGTCGGCACGGCGAGCGGGGCCTCCCG
This genomic interval carries:
- a CDS encoding DUF4291 family protein translates to MVPAYVDEWTLSVTDVTPLAHEIHELVRQDETARARALLPVETPYDLPEPIARPLGATQA
- a CDS encoding ABC transporter ATP-binding protein; this translates as MSVPATEGVARAGAWHVLRRGVEISPELVKGVWFTLFLALVATCGRILVPIAVQQTIDRGISGDGGVRLGLVLGLVGTVAVALVVTAICSYVSNVRLFRATESGLRTLRVKAFRHIHDLSVLTQNSERRGALVARVTTDVDTISTFVQWGGLLLVLSAGQLLIATIVMAVYSWQLTLLVWACFLPLFVIVRPLQRRVSVAYGRVRERVGDMLGSISEAVVGADTIRAYAVQGRTQQRIDTAIETHRRSAVRAQMLVAVSFTGGVLVSGLVVAAVVVAGIALGVNGGISLGELLAVLFLVQLFTMPVQMGTEVLNELQNAAAGWRRVIGILDTEADIVDPGEKGTSLPRGPIGVRFEHVTFAYPGGEPVLRDVSLSIPERARVAVVGETGSGKTTLAKLLTRLMDPTGGRVLIDGTDLREISFANLRSRIVMVPQEGFLFDLDLAANIAWGREGATREQVEKALSELGLLEWAQGLPRGLDTPVGQRGESLSAGERQLLALARAYLADPDLLVLDEATSAVDPATEVKLQAALEGVTRGRTSVTIAHRMSTAEAADLVVVVDRGEVADAGHHLELLERCEPYRRMYASWRSQTSQPARQPV
- a CDS encoding ABC transporter ATP-binding protein → MRPRTLTGGSRVVKRAGPEKAGERERSTLLRGLRVIGIGIRQEPAIFSVAVLMSALYGAGTAGGGWVLGRLTDRVLAPAFEQGRISGHDLLVTGLVLAGVAVLTAVGVVGRRVAAGLTSFRLQARYRRLLTRQYLRLPLEWHHRHPAGVLLSNANADVEATWQVFAPLPMAIGVVVMLLVASVAMIVADPVLGLTGLLVLPWVVLLNAVYQRYMSPAVTRAQAERGEVSSVAHESLEAAAVVKSLGREASETARFAVTADRLKVANVRAGRLRAAFDPLMEAIPTLGTLTVLAVGAWRVQGGHANTGDVVQVAYLLSLVAFPLRSMGWVLGEIPRTVVGWERTSAVLAETDAMPYGPAEPAPGGAVGVEVEEVAYAYVDDAGERYEVLHDIDLSIRPGRTLALVGPTGSGKSTLATLLVRLVDPAKGTIRLDGTDVRDLRPGGVAELSALVPQGTFVFNDSVRDNVTLGDTRFSDDDVWRALTVARADGFVKHLAHGIDTVIGERGADLSGGQRQRLALARALVRRPRLLVLDDATSAIDPRIEAEILAGLDDTSDGASVTVVVIAYRRATIALADEVAYLENGRIADRGTHAELLVRSEGYRRLVTAYDHDDEQPGGPVGPGEPSGDDLDDLDDLDDLTEMTRR
- a CDS encoding TIGR03085 family metal-binding protein, translating into MPSHSAAERQALADALAQAGPGAPTLCTGWTTTDLAVHLVVREGRPHVRVAGVLGPLKKWSAQQQEALAARDFDELVTTVRNGPPRLSPFGLPGVDERANLLEHFVHGEDVRRATPGWEPRPLPGERQAAFWKNIAGPFGRLMVRKADVPVSLQVPGGEPHALKKGTGPGVTLVGEPGELAMYLFGRKEHARVEFLGDEAAVARFRETPMRT
- the hisF gene encoding imidazole glycerol phosphate synthase subunit HisF, with the translated sequence MPVAVRVIPCLDVDAGRVVKGVNFEGLRDAGDPVELAARYDAEGADELTFLDVTASSSGRETMYDVVSRTAEQVFIPLTVGGGVRSVDDVDRLLRAGADKVGVNTAAIQRPELIAEVAHRFGAQVLTLSVDARRCPPGTVTASGFEVTTHGGRKGTGIDAVDWAARGAELGAGEILLNSMDADGTKAGFDLELLRLVRDEVGVPLIASGGAGAVEHFPPAVAAGADAVLAASVFHFGQLTIGDVKDALRAGGVSVR
- a CDS encoding DoxX family protein, with amino-acid sequence MSKRGDSSVTSWQPWVGPVVRLLAGGVFLYTGWAKIQDIDDTIRSVRNYQLLPEAVVPTVGTALPIVELILGALLVVGVLTRFVAVFTALVSLAFFIGVASAWARGLQIECGCFGNSGFTSNPVPGYVRELVLNGAIMAGCAWLFLRGAGRFALDDKLGLTPAADTYELPTPQP
- a CDS encoding DsbA family protein, yielding MASGSSTRDARQAKAAQMRAAAAKAEARRRTLLVSGVVLALVVVVVGVFVVVNTTRRDNATSSAANPANITDNAFVDGESSAPVTITVYEDFQCPYCAQFEAANRTQMAQWVKDGDVKVEYHPIAFLDKASTDEYSTRSLNAFGAVVNSSPDAALDFHNLLFENQPAEGGAGLSDDQLVAYAKEAGADEAAVRTAVDEATYEGWTKRVTEASSKAGVTGTPTIMVDGQTVNLTAADDTATLATAVQNALDAAGK
- a CDS encoding SelT/SelW/SelH family protein, whose amino-acid sequence is MARVSVTYCTQCNWLLRAAWVAQELLQTFGTELDEVALVPGTGGIFQVHVDESPVWDRKNDGGFPDIVELKRRVRDIAAPGHALGHADRAAAREQA
- a CDS encoding PH domain-containing protein is translated as MSIPGGNEQALADLHRPFVSRRGRIVAWVMGVGQAVAFVACILWVGASWGVYDKVGLLAVAAFIGWGMSRFGGVRATPSSTGLAVRNLLVTRQVTWAEIEDVNFGVSDPWVTLDTADGDPLAVMAVQRADGPGAQAEARRLATLVAYHRRLSS
- a CDS encoding phosphoribosyl-ATP diphosphatase translates to MKTFDDLFAELTHRAQTRPEGSGTVAALDAGVHAIGKKVVEEAAEVWMAAEYESNEAAAEEISQLLYHLQVMMIAKGISLDDVYKHL
- the ribH gene encoding 6,7-dimethyl-8-ribityllumazine synthase; the encoded protein is MSGEGAPTITVDGSRLRVGLVWASWHQEVMDGLVAGARRGLADAGVKDVVEVPVPGSFELPVAAARLAASGVDAVIALGVVVRGGTPHFDYVCSAATNGLTDVSVRHGVPVGFGVLTCDDMQQALDRAGLPGSKEDKGHEAATAAVSAAVALQDLALPA